ATCGCTGATTTGCCTTCCTTTGCGATGTTCACGCCGGCGTCGGCTGATCCTGAGTTGGCCAAGCGGGTTGCCGAACAGGCCCGGACCAGTGGCATGCGCTTCACCCCTGCAGGCAGTGCGATCAAGCGTGATCGTACAATTACTGTTGCGGTTCGCGTTGACCCGGAAACAGCACGCGCGATTTCGGTCCGTCAGGCTCTGGATGTGGCGCCGGGTGCGACCAACGCGCTAAAGGCACAAGCGGTGACCCGCTATGATCTTGGCACTGCGCGCGGATATCAAAGTTTCAAACGGCCGCAACCGCAGGTTTCGCTTTCAGGCACCGTGCGTGATATTTCGATGCCTGACCTTTCCGCATTTGAGCCTGCTGGCCCTACTGCTGAAGACAAGCCCAGCCGTTTCCAGACCCGCATTGCGCTGGAAGATGAACAGGCTGCAGGACGTTCTCCCAACACACTGGACGCGCTTAGCGCGCAAACTGTCGATCTGGGCGGCGCCTACAGCATTACCCGCAATCTTGACGTGACAGCGGGTGTTCGTTTGTCGCAGGAGAGGGATCGCCTCTCTCCCATCACGGACAACAAACAGGACAGCCAGTCAGTCTATGTCGGCACGCAATTCCGGTTCTGACGCGGGCAAGCTCGTCATCATCTAGTGAATTCGTATGAGAGACCCCGCTGCGGCGGGGTTTTTCATTCCCTTGACGTTACGGCACCGCTACTTCTGTAGCCCAGACGAGCTTTGGAGATTCGAAAATGTCACGCGTTGCAATCGTTACTGGCGGAACTCGCGGTATTGGCCGCGCAATTTGTGAGAAGCTGCAAAGCGACGGATTTACAGTCGTTGCCAACTATGCCGGGAACGATGCCGCTGCCGAGCAATTGAAAGCCGACACCGGCATACGCTCATACAAATGGGACGTCGGCGACCATGAAGCGTGTCTTGAAGGATGTGCCAAGGTGGCCGAGGAGGTCGGCCCGGTTGACGTTGTGGTGAACAACGCCGGTATCACACGAGACGGTACGCTTCACAAGATGTCCTATGACGACTGGAACGAAGTCATGCGCATCAACCTGGGTGGTTGTTTCAACATGGCCAAGGCATGCTTCCCTGGAATGCGTGAGCGCGGATGGGGCCGTATCGTAAATATCGGTTCCATCAACGGACAAGCGGGCCAGTATGGTCAGGTGAACTACGCAGCGGCAAAGTCCGGTATCCACGGTTTCACTAAGGCTCTGGCCCAGGAAGGCGCGAAATTCGGGGTGACGGTGAACGCTATTGCGCCGGGCTATATCGACACCGATATGGTCGCAGCGGTACCCGAGCCGGTTCTGGAAAAGATCGTCGCCAAGATCCCGGTCGGACGTTTGGGAGAGGCGCAGGAAATCGCCCGTGGAGTAGCGTTTCTGTGCAGTGAAAATGCGGGCTTCGTCACCGGCTCTACTATGAGCATCAACGGGGGTCAGCACATGTACTGACGGCCATTCGCCGGCTTTCATCAAAGAAAAATGTCTGCACTATCGACTGACTGATCAAACAGCGCAGCCCGCGCTTTTCCGCCTACGTCAGGGATTTTGATCGCAACAAGATCTGCTTCGATAGCTAAGCGGGCCAAGCGGCTGCTCTGCAAAAGGACCTTGGCGACCGACCGGCGTTAGTGACTTTGTCATAGTGACGAGTTACGGATTTTTCCTGTGACACGTCTTCAAGAAAAATTCGCCGGTGTGGCAGACGCCAAGAGCAGCCCCGCAGCGGAACTCGAACCACGCCAGTTAATGCGTGAGCTCGCCGCATTCAAAACTCCCAAGATCAGTCGAGGCAGCTGGGAGCTCGCTTCAACGCTTTTACCATTCGTTGCTATGTTCGCCGCGATGCTGTTTGCGGTTGATGCGGGCTATTACTGGGCGCTGGCTTTGGCTCCGGTGACGGGACTTCTGCTGTTGCGCTTGTTCATCATTCAACATGACTGTGGCCATGGTGCCTTTCTGCCGGGACGTAAAAGCAATGACTGGGTCGGCCGCGCGATGGGCGTGCTCACCCTGACGCCATATGATTGCTGGGCACGGTCACACGCCATCCACCACGCGAGCACAGGCAATCTAGATGAGCGTGGATACGGCGATGTCGATACGCTGACGGTTCAGGAATATGCCGACAGTCCTCGCCTGAAACGCTGGTTCTATCGCTTCTATCGCAGCCCTGCGGTCTTGCTTGGCCTTGGACCGGCATACCTGTTTCTGCTGCGGCATCGCCTGCCGATTGGCTTGATGAAGGCAGGCTGGATCTACTGGATCGCAGCGATGGGGACCAATCTTGTCACAGCATTGATCCTCGCAGCGCTGATCTATGCCTTCTCATTCGCCAGCGTCGCTTTGGTATTTGTGCCCGTTTTGCTGACTGCCGCCTCGACAGGTGTCTGGTTGTTCTATGTCCAGCATCAGTTCGAGCACGGCCATTGGGACACGGATGCCGAATGGTCATTCCATGACGCGGCATTGATGGGCAGCTCTCACCTAGAGTTACCCGCGGTCCTGCGCTGGTTCACAGGCAATATCGGCATCCATCATGTGCATCATCTGGCCAGCCGCGTGCCGTTCTATCGACTGCCAGAAGTGCTTCGGACATTCCCTGAGCTGCGCGAGCTCAATCGCTTCACCATGCGCGACACATTCACAATGATGCGCTTGGCATTATGGGACGAAGGCCAGAGACGCCTGGTGAGCTTTCGCGAGGCAAAGCAGCTTGTCCGCGCAAAACCATGAGCAACACTCCGCCCTATCATCCGCCGGTCAAGCGATCGGTGCAGATTGAAGGGCACAAGACCTCCATCAGCCTTGAGCCAATATTCTGGGATATGCTGCGCGACGCGGCAGCGACACAGGGCATTGCGATCAACGCACTGGTCGCGAAAATCGACGAAGAGCGGATCAAGTCTGATACCCCGCCGGGGCTCGCCAGCGCCATCCGGGTCTGGCTGGTTTCAAACAACGTGACCTAGATCCGGCTTAGGCTTCACCGAAATTTTTGCTGAGGCGTGACCCGGCGCGCAGCGACCTGTCTGGCCGTGAACACCGGAGGCATGCGTCAGTGCAATTTGTAGGCCAGCATAAGGCGGATCTAGTCGTCGCCGACGCGCTGGATGTCTGCCCCCACCAACTGCAGCTTCTCTTCAAGCCGCTCATAGCCGCGATCCAGGTGATAGAGCCGCCGAACAGTCGTCTCACCTTCTGCCGCAAGCCCTGCCAACACTAGGCTGAAGGAAGCGCGCAAATCGGTTGCCATCACTTCTGCACCCGTCAGCCGCTCAACGCCTTTGACAATCGCCGTGCGCCCCTCGGTTTCGATATCCGCGCCCATCCGCGCAAGTTCGGGCACGTGCATGTAACGGTTCTCGAAAATCGTCTCTTTCAGCACGCTGGTGCCTTCCGCCTTGCATAGCAGCGCCATGAGCTGCGCCTGCATGTCTGTCGCGAGGCCAGGATATGGAGCTGTCGTGAGATTGGTCGCCTTGAGTTTGCCATTCGCTTTGACGCGGATTGCCTTCGCCTCTTCCTCAACCTCAACCCCGATATTGCGCAAGGCATGAATCGTGGCCGCCATTTCATCGGGCTTGGCCCCTTCCAGCCGTACGTCCCCGCCCGTTATCGCGGCCGCGCATGCATAGGAGCCCGCCTCGATCCGGTCCGGCATGACGCGATATGTTGCCCCGTGCAGCCGCTTGACACCATAGATGGTCAAATCTGACGTGCCGATCCCTTCGATCTCCGCCCCCATCGCGACCAGCAAATTGCACAGATCGACGATTTCGGGTTCGCGCGCTGCGTTGAACAACCGGCAGGTTCCGCTGGCCAGTACCGCCGCCATGACCGCATTCTCTGTCGCGCCAACCGACACGACCGGGAAATCAAACTCCCCGCCCGGCAATCCGCCATCGGGCGCCATGGCTCTAACGTAACCCTGAGCAAGCTCGATCTCGGCACCGAAAGCTTCCAACGCCTTCAAGTGCAAGTCGATCGGCCTGTTTCCGATCGCGCAGCCGCCCGGCATGGAAACCGTCGCTTCACCCATTCGCGCAAGCATTGGGCCGAGTACAAGGATCGACGCGCGCATCTTGCGCACAAGGTCGTAAGGCGCAACGGTTGACGTGATACGTGGCGCCTCCAGGCTCATCACCCGGCCAAAATCCTCTGGACGCGTTCCCTGCACAACCGTTGTGATCCCGAACAGGTTCATCAGGTGTTGGAACCCGTCAATGTCCGCAAGCCGCGGAAGATTGCGCAACGTCAAAGGCTCTTCAGTCAGAAGCGCGCAGGGTATGAGAGTGAGCGCAGCATTCTTCGCGCCTGAAATGGGAATTGTCCCCTCGAGGCGGTTACCGCCTTTGATTACCAACTTGTCCATTCATCGCTCCTAGCCCAACATTCCGTTCACGCAAATGAACAAGATTTGCCAGCACGTTCA
The Altererythrobacter ishigakiensis genome window above contains:
- the phbB gene encoding acetoacetyl-CoA reductase — translated: MSRVAIVTGGTRGIGRAICEKLQSDGFTVVANYAGNDAAAEQLKADTGIRSYKWDVGDHEACLEGCAKVAEEVGPVDVVVNNAGITRDGTLHKMSYDDWNEVMRINLGGCFNMAKACFPGMRERGWGRIVNIGSINGQAGQYGQVNYAAAKSGIHGFTKALAQEGAKFGVTVNAIAPGYIDTDMVAAVPEPVLEKIVAKIPVGRLGEAQEIARGVAFLCSENAGFVTGSTMSINGGQHMY
- a CDS encoding fatty acid desaturase codes for the protein MTRLQEKFAGVADAKSSPAAELEPRQLMRELAAFKTPKISRGSWELASTLLPFVAMFAAMLFAVDAGYYWALALAPVTGLLLLRLFIIQHDCGHGAFLPGRKSNDWVGRAMGVLTLTPYDCWARSHAIHHASTGNLDERGYGDVDTLTVQEYADSPRLKRWFYRFYRSPAVLLGLGPAYLFLLRHRLPIGLMKAGWIYWIAAMGTNLVTALILAALIYAFSFASVALVFVPVLLTAASTGVWLFYVQHQFEHGHWDTDAEWSFHDAALMGSSHLELPAVLRWFTGNIGIHHVHHLASRVPFYRLPEVLRTFPELRELNRFTMRDTFTMMRLALWDEGQRRLVSFREAKQLVRAKP
- a CDS encoding ribbon-helix-helix domain-containing protein, producing the protein MSNTPPYHPPVKRSVQIEGHKTSISLEPIFWDMLRDAAATQGIAINALVAKIDEERIKSDTPPGLASAIRVWLVSNNVT
- the murA gene encoding UDP-N-acetylglucosamine 1-carboxyvinyltransferase, whose protein sequence is MDKLVIKGGNRLEGTIPISGAKNAALTLIPCALLTEEPLTLRNLPRLADIDGFQHLMNLFGITTVVQGTRPEDFGRVMSLEAPRITSTVAPYDLVRKMRASILVLGPMLARMGEATVSMPGGCAIGNRPIDLHLKALEAFGAEIELAQGYVRAMAPDGGLPGGEFDFPVVSVGATENAVMAAVLASGTCRLFNAAREPEIVDLCNLLVAMGAEIEGIGTSDLTIYGVKRLHGATYRVMPDRIEAGSYACAAAITGGDVRLEGAKPDEMAATIHALRNIGVEVEEEAKAIRVKANGKLKATNLTTAPYPGLATDMQAQLMALLCKAEGTSVLKETIFENRYMHVPELARMGADIETEGRTAIVKGVERLTGAEVMATDLRASFSLVLAGLAAEGETTVRRLYHLDRGYERLEEKLQLVGADIQRVGDD